From the Panthera leo isolate Ple1 chromosome C1, P.leo_Ple1_pat1.1, whole genome shotgun sequence genome, one window contains:
- the LDLRAD1 gene encoding low-density lipoprotein receptor class A domain-containing protein 1 isoform X1 — protein sequence MNKIFPQGDGNGNAAAGTKALPGGEGFGSLCCSRRGACLSAFLLLLLVTLAALIALVAILGLPPRTPGVQTCVTLMNRTGFLCHDRRSCVPASRVCDGIRTCAQGEDEDEAMCRDVPQSLPSFLVARCGDPSSWIYSDQKCDGINNCGDCSDELSPVTTCPPCGPGWWRCPSIVFKYCDCIPRVLCRDHTQHCSDWSDEYSCPGP from the exons ATGAACAAAATCTTCCCCCAG GGAGATGGCAATGGCAATGCTGCTGCTGGAACCAAAGCCCTCCCTGGAGGGGAAG GCTTTGGCTCCCTCTGTTGCTCACGCCGAGGCGCCTGCCTCTCAGCCTTCTTGCTCCTGCTTCTGGTGACTCTCGCAGCCCTGATTGCCCTGGTCGCCATCCTTGGACTCCCCCCGCGCACACCAG GCGTCCAGACCTGTGTGACACTGATGAACAGGACAGGCTTCCTGTGCCATGACCGGAGGAGCTGCGTCCCAGCCAGCAGGGTCTGTGACGGCATCCGCACCTGTGCCCAGGGCGAGGATGAGGACGAGGCCATGTGCC GGGATGTGCCCCAGAGCCTCCCCAGCTTCCTCGTGGCCCGCTGTGGAGACCCGTCTTCCTGGATCTACTCGGACCAAAAGTGTGATGGCATTAACAACTGCGGGGACTGCTCAGATGAACTGAGCCCAG TGACTACATGCCCACCCTGTGGCCCCGGCTGGTGGCGCTGCCCCTCCATTGTCTTCAAGTACTGTGACTGCATCCCAAGGGTCCTGTGCCGTGACCACACGCAGCACTGCTCCGACTGGTCTGATGAATACTCCTGTCCTGGACCCTGA
- the LDLRAD1 gene encoding low-density lipoprotein receptor class A domain-containing protein 1 isoform X2 has protein sequence MNKIFPQGDGNGNAAAGTKALPGGEGQASCAMTGGAASQPAGSVTASAPVPRARMRTRPCAGMCPRASPASSWPAVETRLPGSTRTKSVMALTTAGTAQMN, from the exons ATGAACAAAATCTTCCCCCAG GGAGATGGCAATGGCAATGCTGCTGCTGGAACCAAAGCCCTCCCTGGAGGGGAAG GACAGGCTTCCTGTGCCATGACCGGAGGAGCTGCGTCCCAGCCAGCAGGGTCTGTGACGGCATCCGCACCTGTGCCCAGGGCGAGGATGAGGACGAGGCCATGTGCC GGGATGTGCCCCAGAGCCTCCCCAGCTTCCTCGTGGCCCGCTGTGGAGACCCGTCTTCCTGGATCTACTCGGACCAAAAGTGTGATGGCATTAACAACTGCGGGGACTGCTCAGATGAACTGA